Below is a genomic region from Streptomyces ferrugineus.
AGGGTGAAGACCTTGGTGATGGACTGCGTGGAGAACGGCTCGCGCCAGTCCCCCACGCCGTACACCGTGCCGTCGAGTTCCGCGACGGCCATGCCGAAGGCCCGTGGGTCGCAGGCCGCGAGCGCGGGGATGTAGTCGGCGGGCCGGCCGCGGCCGGGGGTCCGCTCGATCTCCTCCGCGATGCGCTCCAGGATCGGCTGGAAGGTCAGGGACGACGTCGACGCTGCCATGATCACCATTGTGCCTCCCCGTCGGTCCCGGTGCGCATCGGCGGATTCGGGTCACGGGTCAGGCCAGGGCCTGGCCGCTGCCCGCGACGACCTCCGGGCGCAGCAGGTCGGCGAGGGTCTCGGCGGGCAACAGGCCCTTCTCCAGGACGAGTTCGGCGACCCCCCGGCCGCTGGCGAGGGCCTCCTTGGCGATGTCGGTGGCGGCCGTGTACCCGATGTGCGGGTTCAGGGCGGTGACCAGGCCAATGGAGTTCTCCACCGTCCTGCGCAGCGCCTCGGTGTTGGCGGTGATGCCGGCCACGCACCGCTCGGCGAGGGTCACGCAGGCGTTGCGCAGATGCGTGATGCTCTCCGACAGCGAGTGCAGGATGATCGGCTCGAAGGCGTTGAGCTGGAGCTGGCCGGCCTCGGCGGCCATGGTGATGGCGACGTCGTTGCCGATCACCTCGAAGGCGACCTGGTTGACGACCTCGGGGATCACCGGATTGACCTTGCCGGGCATGATCGACGAACCGGCCTGCACCGGCGGCAGGTTGATCTCGTTGAGGCCGGCCCGGGGACCGGAGGAGAGCAGGCGCAGGTCGTTGCAGCTCTTGGACAGCTTGACGGCGATGCGCTTGAGGACGCCCGACATCTGGACGAAGGCGCCGCAGTCCTGGGTGGCCTCGACCAGGTTGGCGGCGGTGACCAGCGGCAGCCCGGTGATCTCGGCGAGGTGGCGGCGCGCGGACTCGGCGTATCCGGCGTGGGCGTTGAGGCCGGTGCCGATGGCCGTGGCGCCCAGGTTGATCTCATGGATCAACTCGACGGCCTCGGCAAGACGGGACCGGTCCTCGTCAATCATGACGGCATACGCGGAGAACTCCTGCCCGAGCGTCATCGGCACCGCGTCCTGCAACTGTGTACGGCCCATCTTGAGCACGTCGCGGAACTCGACGGCCTTGCGGGCGAAGGCGTCCTGCAGTACGGACATCGCCTTGAGCAACCCGCGCACCGCGAACACCGTCGCGATCTTGACGGCGGTCGGGTAGACGTCGTTGGTCGACTGACCGAGGTTGACGTCCTCGTTCGGGTGCAGGTACTCGTACTGCCC
It encodes:
- the aspA gene encoding aspartate ammonia-lyase, which gives rise to MNAVIRSEHDLLGDRDVPADAYWGVHTLRATENFAITGTPISAYPHLIDALAAVKEAAALANEELGLLEPEKAAAIVAACREIRSGKLHEEFVVDVIQGGAGTSTNMNANEVVANRALELLGHEKGQYEYLHPNEDVNLGQSTNDVYPTAVKIATVFAVRGLLKAMSVLQDAFARKAVEFRDVLKMGRTQLQDAVPMTLGQEFSAYAVMIDEDRSRLAEAVELIHEINLGATAIGTGLNAHAGYAESARRHLAEITGLPLVTAANLVEATQDCGAFVQMSGVLKRIAVKLSKSCNDLRLLSSGPRAGLNEINLPPVQAGSSIMPGKVNPVIPEVVNQVAFEVIGNDVAITMAAEAGQLQLNAFEPIILHSLSESITHLRNACVTLAERCVAGITANTEALRRTVENSIGLVTALNPHIGYTAATDIAKEALASGRGVAELVLEKGLLPAETLADLLRPEVVAGSGQALA